Sequence from the Dysidea avara chromosome 5, odDysAvar1.4, whole genome shotgun sequence genome:
TTATGAATAAAGAAACATTAGTTGTGGCAAACCTGAACAAGCTCTAGGTGGATAACTTTGTTGGAGGATAGGTCAATTATTCCGTATGACCCATATTTGGCAGAATGCCCAGGACTATCAGCATGTCCATCACCACCGATAGTGAGTGGATTGCCACTAGCTCTACACTGTGCTAGCAATTCCGCCTGTTTTGTATCCCAAACTGATATGACTGCTGGCTCTAAGTACTCCTTCTGATGAATGTATGTAGTATGCTCTATCTGTAATGCATGCAATGTTCATGTGAGATAGCACCCTGAGGACTTTTGTAGCTGTTTCTCCACTATATAAAATAGCTGCAGATAGTAGAATATTTCCTGCAGGGGTATCTTTGATACGTGGTTGACTTGCCCACACTCTTTGATATCCACAATGATGGCATACTTGCTTTACAGTAATATAGGTGCCCTTTGGCTTGGTTATGACTCCAGGACATGAGCTGTGACACAGTGTACAGTGTGTAAATAGTTGTATGAGTGCTGATCTAAATATTATGTATTTGATTTCATCCCTTGTTGATCCTGGATCAGCTTCAGTAGATGGCTGCAGGTTGTCATCACTGTATTAACACAAATTAGTGATGATTAATTGTTTATAGGTGTGGATGAATCAGTACTCACTCTGTTGTGGCTTCGTCTTGAGAAATTTGAAACGAGTCATCAATATCACCATCTTCAGGCTCACTTGATTCAGTGGTAGTATCTGCATGAAACATGAGTGTAAGAGGGGGTGCTGCCAATAGATCACACTGGGTTTCAACTGATTTTGTGCCAGGAGTAGTCATTGGGTCTATTCATTGGATACAGAGTATAGTAGCTATTTCCATACTGTAGTTTGTTTTGATGCTAACCTTTGTCATCTGCTCCTGACTGTATTTCTGTAGGTTTTCCTGACCGTATTTCCATAGGAATCATACCTGTTGAAGTAGATGCCAACAACAGAGGGCTGCCTACGTCTTCAACTGGGGAACTTCTCCTTGGATCATCCGCACTTGATTGCATGGTTGAGCTGGTGTCTTGTAACTCTTCAACAATCTGTATTAATAATGTTttaatacatataattattagctaTGTTGTTTTTTCAAACATACTGCTTTTTGCTTTCTTCGTTCTGAAGCTGGTCTACGAGATTGTGTTGACACTTGgcagctgttgctgctgctaccACTGCGAATAGGCTTGGGGAAAACAGTTGGAATGGAGTCTGGCTTGAGGCACGGCTTCTTGGCTGGAACGCCCATTTCTTCACGATAAAGTCGCCCTTCTGTGTTAAAGCATTCGGGTTTGAAATGCTTCGAGCAAATTAAGGAAGCAGTTGTTGGTCCTTTCCAATCCTTACGCTGTTGATGCACAGCCCTTACCCACTTTGAGCGAACAGCTGCATCACTAGGAAATCCGCGTAAGCTGTAGCCCATACCTCCTTCAGTGTGACAACCAGCAACTACACAACATCTTGGCATAGCGTATTCGCTTCTAATATTGTCAGGCGTTAAAGTGAACTTGAATTTAAACTAGATTTTGATAGTTATAGCTATGCCGTTTTATGCAATACGCATACCGTAACTCTTCTTGTGACGATTTATAAAATTACCAAACTTTATGGGTTAATATCTCGCAATATcagcataattgaattattaaaatggtgtttttgtgcattgcttgatacaaacaatacatccatacaataaaatcatacatgaattttccatttcagttgacctttaaagtggtttgttttagttccgcttccttagcagtgcatagcaacataattaccaaattacaaagtaattaatgaattatgaaatgcAGTAAATTCACAGTATTTACAATTCTAGCTGAAttatagcatgaatataaaccaaattatatacatggctgATTAATTACcgaatgggatagtattaattgcatggacacttggtttttagaagtagcacagcatcaacttgtttattatgctgtatttgatgttagatagaCTAGTATTAATTCATAAATGTGATGTCTTTGTGTAACAATGATTTTTACAGGCAGCATTATAGACAGTGCAAGTCACCATAAGGActatccctacttaaacagtactattgtactgagCCCTCAAAATTTGCCTGAATTTCTTCATTTTATTTACTGACAGAAACTGTAAAAACTTTATCAAATTTTCTTGAAATTTAAATTGTTACACTTAAAGGGTCCAAAGATGAATTGTGATACTACATCACATCTTATTCTATATGACAGTGAGGTAACATACTACAATTAAAATGAAAAATGTACATACTAAACAAACATTTGATTAAAACCTTCTAAACTTGTTACAGTAGTTGGTCACTGAAATGGTTGTAATACACATGAGGATAAAATCAATGAGAATACACTAACATACACCGGGTGTATTGTTAAACACCAGTAAGTAAGACAATGAACCTATCAACAAATACTGTAGAGAATCGAGAAGTTGCCCGTCtgcctgcctgattccttcagacaagtgtaacccGATAACAACTAAAGCTACGGGCTggtgattttttcactgttcaacatcgcttcagcctagtaggtgccttttagcataccacagtacgtacaagcATGCACAGggatttacctttgtcctcttttgtgtcccattatttTTTGCTGATAgccaaaggtgtcaatttgtggtagcacaAGCTACATTAATTTGTAACGTATTTTCCATGGAGGCTGACAGAGGTGCTTCTGCTACTGTTCTTCAATTGTAGCACTATGTAATGtgctgagcatagctgaaagtcAGCCACATCACTTTCCAGTTGGTAagtgatagttggggtgtgtgtACAGATGAAAACATAAACTCAGGTGCCATTCCTTCTTagtattagggctgagcgatactgccattttagtatcacgatcaatactaaagccactattcacagtaccgaatagttcacgatacttacaaataagtcaattaCAGCTAGTGCAATATAGTGTATtactcagtattcctgcaggaagtctttaaaggtagcatcaaactagccactattatccttgtttacagtaacacagtaacagttactgtaacacatgctttgaggttatattatggtgttcacacgtctctgcaagggtaaccagtatgacttacaaggattcttaacCTAGTaatgcataacaaatggatttttaatgacaataatgtacaggcatgatatcacgatagttaataataacaaaatatcacaatatcgatactttcaaaatattgcgATGTATCACTAAAACGATAATATCTCTCAGCCTTACTTAGTATATGATACAGTAGacatggattcaccagtcataataatgttacaaaaaagcaaaGAAGTGTAAGAAATCTTAAGTTAGAttaggatcatagaaaaaggtaggcaaacaagggaggtcacctacacctttaggtatactagtggacatttaatctctaattcaatCTATAGCCTCTTTAAATTATAATACTAGTTAATCAAATATTCAAATTCAAAGCTCCTTCATTTTACTGCAAGCATGCAAAAAACATTGAGTACAGATTATCCACAAGTTCCTTCACCTGACAACACTTGGACTAGAGGTTTTACCAGTTACATGTAATGGAGTTTTAAAATGTCTAAAATGTGTGGACCAGCAAAGACAAAACTTTTTGTGTATCATTGATCACACTAaacactcactagtgtgggACTAGTTTAAATTAAAcgttgtattgtgtattcaaggctcattggagcctgccaaaaattatgcaacAAATCATATGGATAGTATCCCAGTAGTGTTAGTCAAGTTTCACTCActatttatcaagacacatggtagtgtgtcgtgcggcccaagaagccggcgcgccacacccgtgagtatattgacaggaagaacgaaaacgtcattttcacatctttgtatctcggtgatcacttatctgattggaaccaaatttgctacacagttgcccgccagccaagggagtctacattccaaatttgaaggaaatagctccagccatttccgagatacgagctgccaaagtttcgtttttttttcttcgttttttttttcttcttcgtcttttcgcacacttgcaaaaattgctataacaagcaaacgcgtactccgatcgccttgaaatttggtacacagaaagggagtcacaaggcgaatcctagcatcaaatttggtacaaatccgatgaatggttcaggagttatgaccgattattcgcgtaaaacaagatcgatttgttgtcacgcctacagggtaaaccgcttcatggaatgagttgaaaattgctatgtagaaggagtaaccatcgtaggagtgccatttggtggtttgaaaggaatcgagataaagaccacggagatatgacacaaaacccaacctgtgtcacaattacgcgatcgatttttatgaataaaaaagtattagttttcacgcctactaggcaaaccgcttagagcaatgagctgaaaattggtgcatagctggaataatcttcatagaaagtccttgcagtagtacagaagaatcggattacaaaccactgagttatgattcgaaagccaactgcgtgtagcaaatgcgagatcgagatactctaatagaacagtcaccctaatagagcattcggctagtttatttactccattatagaattttattgcatcacaagttattctgtagggagttcagctgcaaacagttaatcttatagacagttcagcaagaagacaatcaccatgtggagagttaagcaaatatatcactatagagattcagaacattacaagtcacactgaagaaagttcagctataaacaagtcatgcactgtgtagagaattcagctacaattaagtcactctctagagaattcagctacacagaattcagctacacacaagtcaccgtggagagagttcagctacaaacaaattaccctttagagtgatcagctacaaacaaaacactttgcagggtgttcagctgcaacaaatcaacctttagagcgatcagcaatgaacaaatcaacacaaatctacctgtagagagataagctagaaacaaattaccctgtagagagttcagctacaaaaaatcaccctgtagagacatcagctagaaactagacacaatgtaaggagttcagctacaagcaaatcaccctgtagagagttcagctacaaacaaaccaacctgtagagcgatcagctagaaacaaattaccctgaagagaggtcagctacaaaaaatcaccttgtagagaaatcaactacaaacaaaacactttgcagagagttcagctacaaacaaatcaacctttagagcgatcagcaacaaacaaatcaacctgtagagagataagctagaaacaaatcaccctgtagagagttcagctaaaacaaatcaatctgcagagagatcagctatgtacaaatcaccttacagatagttcagctacaaacaaattaccttgtagagagatcggctacaaacaaatcaccctgcagagagaacagctacacacatatcaacttgtatagagatcagctacaaacaaatcaccctgtagagaaatcagctacaaactagacacaaagtaaggagttcagctacaagcaagttacactgtagagagttcatctacaagcaaatcaatctgcagagcaatcagctagaaacaaatcaccctgaaaagaggtcagctacaaaaaatcatcctgtagagagatcagctagaaacaaatcaccctgaagagaggtcagctacaaaaaaatcaccctgtagagagatcagctagaaacaaatcaccctgaagagaggtcagctacaaacaaaacactttgcagagaattcagctacaaacaaatcagcttgtagagagatcagttacacacaaatcaacctgtagagagataagctagaaacaaatcaccctgtacagaattcagctacaagcaaaacaccctgcagagagttcagcaacaaagaaaccaccatgtagagagttcagctgcaaacaaatcaccttatagagagttcagctacaaacaaatcaccctgtagagagatcagctagaaactagacacaatgtaaggagttcagctacaagcaaatcactctttagtgagttcagctacaaacaaatcaacctgcagtgagatcacctacaaaaaagcaccttgtacagagttcagctacaaacaaattaccctgtagagagatcggctacaaacaaatcaacctgtagaaagatcagctacacacaaatcaacttgtagagagatcagctacaagtaaatcaccctgtagagagttcagctaaaacaaatcaacctgcagagagatcagctacaaataaatcactttatagacagttcagctacaaacaaattaccttgtagagagatcggctgcaaattaatcaacctgcagagaggttagctacacacaaatcaacttgtagagagatcagctacaaacaaatcaccctgtagagagatcagctagaaactacacacaatgtaaggagttcagctacaagtaaatcaccctgtagagagttcagctaaaacaaatcaacctgcagagagatcagctacaaataaatcactttatagacagttcagctacaaacaaattaccttgtagagagatcggctgcaaattaatcaacctgcagagagatcagctacacgcaaatcaacttgtagagagatcagctacaaacaaatcaccctgtagagagatcagctagaaactagatacaatgcaaggagttcagctacaagcaaaatcaccctttagtgagttcagctacaaacaaatcaacctgcagtgagatcacccacaaaaacgcacttgtacagagttcagttacaaacaaattaccctgtagagagatcaggtagaagaattcaccttgtagagagttcagcaacaaagaaaccaccatgtagagagttcagctggaaacaaatcacccagtagaaagatcagctagaagaagttaccttgtagagagttcagttacaaagaaaccatcatatagagagttcagctacaaagaaattaccccgtagagagttcagctagaagaagtcaccttgtaaagagttcagctacaaagaaaccatcatgtacagaattcagctacaaagaaaccacctgtacagaattcaactacaaacaaatcaccctgtatagagatcagctagaagaagttaccttgtagatagttcagctacaacaattcaccctgtagaaagatcagctagaagaagtcaccttgtagagtgttcagttacaaagaaaccatcatgtagagagttcagctgcaaacaaatcactctgtagagagttcagctacaaagaaaccgccatgtagagagttcagcctcatacaaaccaccttgtagagaattcaactacaacaaatcaccctgtagagaataagttaccttgtagagagttcagctataaagaaaccatcaagtagggagttcagctacaaagaaaccaccatgtagagagtttagctgcaaacaaatcacctgtggagagttcagctagaaacaaatcaccccgtagagagatcagctggacgaagtcagcttgtagagagttcagctacaaagaaaccatcatgtagacagttcagctgcaaacaaagcaccctgcagagagttcagctacaaaacaatcaccctgtagagagttcagctagacgaagtcaccttatagagagttcagctacaaagaaaccatcatgtagagagttcggctacaaagacaccaccatgtagagagtttagctgcaaacaaatcacctgtagagagttcagctagaaacaaaataccctgtagagagaccagctagaagaggttaccttgtagagagttcagctacaaagaaaccatcctgtatatagttcagctacatttcaagtcacccagtagagagatcagctgcaaaaaaatatcctgtggggcataatgggcatgtagtaaatatatatatataatttgtataattactaataaaatcaaaaataattgaagcactaaaattcttctttaagttcttttcttcttcctgtagtgaagaaaaaaacacatgggttaaaaaagccccaaagccagccataggccggctttgcagtatacaaatacaaaaagaagtgatatctaatcaaaaacagccaagctgtaaaaaatggtgcggcccccaaaaaggccatggtgaaaaaagatgtgaaatccaaggtggcggccaagaaatggctgtgatggtaggttaatggttacattttaataacgacaattcaggtgaattttgtgccgcttggtcttggcaccaaattcacctgaattgttgttattaaaatgtaaccattaacctaccatcacagccatttcttggccgccaccttggatttcacatcttttttcaccatggcctttttgggggccgcacctttttttacatcttggctgtttttgattagatatagtaatacatgtacaaactgattgtgggttttcgTTTTATCACACTAATAGTTGTCCTAATAACTCAGTTATTCACTATTTGGTAAGTTACACATACCAACAGAAGACACATTACCAAATGATAGAAAGTGATATGTGAGCAACACAAAAGTTTCCTATTCAAAAAGAGACTACAACAAAAGTAtcttagtactaagagacttgtGGTTAACCACACTAAATTAATTAGTTATtactacatactgtacacaacagattattattattaaccaCTGAAAATTGTCAACAAAACAACAGCACAaccaatgtagctagctagtgttcTTCATCACACTATACTGGTGAGTTTAACTGCTGAGCTATTGGCATCTTTATTCCTAGAAAACTAAGTGGCCAGTTGCTATAGTTTTGACTTTGTTTGCACTTCTTCTAATTTCATTCAAGTAGTAAATGCAGGGTGAAACAATTGGAATAAAGATAAAAAATAAACTTAGTTGTTGTGAAACAGTCAACATTGAAAGTGTAGATGTAAAGGTTGAATCTGGCAAGTTCTACAACTTTCTTCAGAATTGTGTATAAATAGatagtgtagcatgtacatTTTCCTGGTGTTATTGTACTCTTGGTGTGCTGTTGTTattttgctgttgctgctgtatttttTACTGCTGTTGATTAAAGAGATTCTTAATCAGATAGACTGTGTATAGTTGCTCTGGAAATAGATTTGGGCTCAGTATCGTGGTCTTTACACCAATTTcttggtagcagaggatggttcAAGGTTAAAAGCTGATGACTATGGAGACTAATAGTGAGATACTAGAGTTGGAGAAAGGTTTAGAACAGCAGCAAGGTAATGAACAACTTGAAGATAGCATATTAGATTTAAGACAAGAAAAAGCTAAAGTAAAGACCCTATTTACTAAGGCAAGGCGTAGAACACTAGTTTTGATACAAGAAAAAGATGTGACTGTAGAAGTTATTAAGGATGCTTGTAAAGATTTAGATGAGGCTTTGGCGAATGTTATGGACACAATGACTAGGTTAGCAGATGCTTTTAGAGAAAACAGAGATCATAAAAATGGTGATAAGCTCAGCCAAGAAATAGAAAAGGTTGAGTTAGAGTATAGTAATGCACAAGATCGTGTGCAAGACACCTTGGATTAACTGAATAAAGTAGCTAACCTCAAAAAGTTTGTTAGGAGATTAGAAGAAAATAGTTTCAAACAGTCAGAGACAATAGCTGATTATAAGACTACAGCCTCAAAGGAGGTATCAAAGTCAGAGGATTTAATAGCACACCAGCAGTCTGAACATGTAAAAGATAATATAAAACACCAGCCGCGAGTTGTAAGAGAAGGCAGCATAGTAAAAAGTAAGATTCTCACCGTGTCACTTCACTCGGTAGTGAATCATCAGATTACAGTACCAGAAAGAGGGACATATTATCCATTGGATGAAGGGACAAGCCAGAATATGGCTGATTCTGCACTGATTGGACAAGACCTGTGGAAACAGCTCAAGAGGGTTAGTATTCCTGTTTTCTCCGGTGATAAAAGAACATACTCAAATTGGAAAGCTGCCTTTTTGGCCTGTGTGGATCAGGCACCAGCCACCCCAGAATACAAACTCCTTCAATTACGACAGTGTTTGGCTGGAGAAGCTTTAAAGACAATTGAAAGTTTGGGACACAGTGCTGCAGCATACCAAGCAGCAAAAGAACAATAGAGCGAAAGTTTGGGGATCAGAGAAGACAAATAGCCATATACTTGGAGGAAATTGACAGTTTTAAGCCGGTTTGACCTGAAAATTACAAAGATATTGAAAAGTTTGCAGATCTATCGGATGTTGCTATTGTAAATTTGAAGGAAACACATTATCCTGAAGAGTTAAGGGATGGTATGTTGTATATCAAATTACAAAAGAAATTACCAACTCAAATGCTGGCTGCTTGCCATCGTTGGGTGTTTGAAAACTACAAGATTGAAAATGTTGAGGTGTTGCATGAATGGATAGTTCAGGAGGCAGAATTCCAGATGAGGGCTATAGAAACAGTCCAAGGTTTGTCTACTGGAAGGCACGGAAAGCCAGAGACTAGATCTCATGGTTTTAGAGAACCTCATCAGACCTTTTTTGGGAGGTCAAATGCCAAGCTGGAGTCTGGTGAATCCCGAGGTCAGAGGTCATGTAGAGTTTGTAATAAACAACATGGAACGTGGACATGTGATGAGTTCAAACAGCTGAATATCCAGAAAAGGTGGGAATGTGCAAAAAGATTAAGACTATGTTTCCGTTGTCTGGGCGAGGGTCACCTGGGCCAATACTGTACACGTACCAGAGTTTGTGGCTTGAATGGTTGCAAAGAGCTTCACCACCAACTGTTACATAGAAATCCAGTTACCTTACCTGATAACGTTGAGGAATCACAGAGAATAGCAACAAACAAAAGATCAACAGTTAAGGTTGATCAGCCACTTACTACTGACGCATCAAAGTGTACCCAAGAAGAGAGGGTCCCAGTGACAAGAGTGGATTCCCCCAGGGAGGGGGACCAAGTGACATCAACTCAAAATACCACCATGGTTTCTGGAATCTCGAGTAATATTGCCTTAAGGACAATACCTGTATTTGTGAGGAATGGGCATAGAAAGTTGATGGTTAATGCTCTCTTGGATGATGCTAGTACTAAGACTTACCTGAATACGGATGTAGCATCAGAGTTGGGATTGAAAGGTAAGCTTCAGAGAATAAATGTAAATGTATTGAATAGCCAGGTTGAAACTTTTGAGACTTCACCAGTTGAGCTTTTGATAGAAAGTTTAGATGGAAATACTACTTTGAAAGTGACTGCACTTACATACAGGTAGAGTTACCGGGAACATGAAAGTTATTGATTGGGTCGAGTGTGCAGGAAGATGGCCACATTTAAGAAATATAGAGTTTCAAAAATTAGGACCTCGACCGATAGTTGATGTGTTAATAGGGCTGGATTGTTCTGATTTACATTTTTCTTTCAGGGGTGTACCCTGTACATGGTGAACCAGGTCAGCCTGTGGCTAGACTTACACCACTTGGGTGGACTTGCATTGGACCTGTCTATGATGAGGGACAGGCTTGTATGACTAATTTTGCTAGAACTTAATTTACCACAGGGGACACTGATGTCAGCAAGATTGAAGCTGTATTACAGAAATTTTGGGAAGTCGACAGTTGTAGTGGAGAAGTGAGTTTCTTATCTCCTCAAGATAAACTGGTGTTAGAAAAGACAAAAAAATCAATTCAATTTGTTGATAGTCATTATAGAATCTCCATACCATGGAAGGGAGATTCAGTGTATCTACCTGACAACTATTCTGTGGCGGTGAATCATTTGAAGAACCTTGAGAAACGACTGGCAAAGAATCCTGAGGTGGCCAGGTCCTACCAAAAGACCATTAAACAACATTTGGAGAAAGGTTACATCAGGCAAGTTAATCCTTCGGAGAAGTCCCACAGACAGTGGTACTTACCACACTTTACGATAGTTAAGAAGTCAAGGTTGACAACTAAAACCCGCATTGTATTTGATGCTTCTGCTCAATGTGATGGAGTGTCTTTGAATGATGCTATACACCAAGGGCCAAAGTTACAGCAGGAATTATGTCAAGTTCTGCTACGTTTTAGAAAGCTCCCAGTAGCTTTGATATGTGATATAGCTGAAATGTATTTACAGATCAAGCTTTATCCACAGGATCGGCCTAGTCACAGGTTCCTGTGGAGAAATTTAAGTTTGGAGGAAGACATAAAGGAGTATGAGTTTGATCGGTTAGTATTTGGTTTAAATTGTTCTCCGTTTTTGGCACAATTGGTGACACAACATCATGCTAAGATTTATCAAGAAAGATACCCTATGGCTTCTGAAACTATATTAAAGTCAACCTATATGGATGATAGTATGACTTCAGTTGTGAGTGAAGATCAGGGAGTCCAACTTTATCAAGAGCTATCCGACCTTTGGGCAGGGGCAGGAATGCATGCCCACAAATGGCTATCAAATTCTGATGTGGTTCTTAGTCAGATTCCAGTACAGGATAGAATTTATGAGATTGACCTAAACAGTGACCCCTTACCTTCATCAGTCAAGACACTTGGAGT
This genomic interval carries:
- the LOC136255198 gene encoding uncharacterized protein; amino-acid sequence: METNSEILELEKGLEQQQGNEQLEDSILDLRQEKAKVKTLFTKARRRTLVLIQEKDVTVEVIKDACKDLDEALANVMDTMTRLADAFRENRDHKNGDKLSQEIEKVELERLEENSFKQSETIADYKTTASKEVSKSEDLIAHQQSEHVKDNIKHQPRVVREGSIVKSKILTVSLHSVVNHQITVPERGTYYPLDEGTSQNMADSALIGQDLWKQLKRVSIPVFSGDKRTYSNWKAAFLACVDQAPATPEYKLLQLRQCLAGEALKTIENIEKFADLSDVAIVNLKETHYPEELRDGMLYIKLQKKLPTQMLAACHRWVFENYKIENVEVLHEWIVQEAEFQMRAIETVQGLSTGRHGKPETRSHGFREPHQTFFGRSNAKLESGESRGQRSCRVCNKQHGTWTCDEFKQLNIQKRWECAKRLRLCFRCLGEGHLGQYCTRTRVCGLNGCKELHHQLLHRNPVTLPDNVEESQRIATNKRSTVKVDQPLTTDASKCTQEERVPVTRVDSPREGDQVTSTQNTTMVSGISSNIALRTIPVFVRNGHRKLMVNALLDDASTKTYLNTDVASELGLKGVYPVHGEPGDTDVSKIEAVLQKFWEVDSCSGEVSFLSPQDKLVLEKTKKSIQFVDSHYRISIPWKGDSVYLPDNYSVAVNHLKNLEKRLAKNPEVARSYQKTIKQHLEKGYIRQVNPSEKSHRQWYLPHFTIVKKSRLTTKTRIVFDASAQCDGVSLNDAIHQGPKLQQELCQVLLRFRKLPVALICDIAEMYLQIKLYPQDRPSHRFLWRNLSLEEDIKEYEFDRLVFGLNCSPFLAQLVTQHHAKIYQERYPMASETILKSTYMDDSMTSVVSEDQGVQLYQELSDLWAGAGMHAHKWLSNSDVVLSQIPVQDRIYEIDLNSDPLPSSVKTLGVMWLAMEDVFMFNSKMMEQRFELTKRNFLKKIATLFDPLGFLSPFVIRAKMLMQEVWVQGVDWDEELPLDTSTRLRKEVSSIAVHVFVDASLEAYGAVVYVRVKYQDGSLSVRLVSSKTKVAPLQSVSVPRLELMGAVLGSRLATSISDALDMEKQSYTFWTDSANVLWWIRGYSRTFKSFVANRVGEIHSSSSPDQWRYVPTKLNPADYFTRGVKLMELVELRMWWEGPEYFKEDESQWPRNVVDKRPASAVEEVKQKYTVKEPSEEKSAFMTTTTKIIWRLQPECFSNWNKLTRLQAWVMRFTTNCRSHQHERLLDKGINLEEIRDAEKLILKTTQKECFKEEYTTIVERKKLPKNSKLLSLCPRLDDDGVMRSEGRLKYGEFLPYDVRYPIILPRKSWITKLIVKHHHELGNHSVGTNQILSTLSSKYWIVAAREAIIEWERECAMRKRKKAKRTEQIMAPLPLNRLTTSLRAFARVGVDFAGPFITVQGRGKRRQKRYLCLFTCLSCRAVHLEIAYGLDVDSFLTAFS
- the LOC136255197 gene encoding uncharacterized protein — protein: MPRCCVVAGCHTEGGMGYSLRGFPSDAAVRSKWVRAVHQQRKDWKGPTTASLICSKHFKPECFNTEGRLYREEMGVPAKKPCLKPDSIPTVFPKPIRSGSSSNSCQVSTQSRRPASERRKQKAIVEELQDTSSTMQSSADDPRRSSPVEDVGSPLLLASTSTGMIPMEIRSGKPTEIQSGADDKG